Within the Pseudomonadota bacterium genome, the region AGATCCAAGCCCCCCGTCTTCTCGGGATTGAGGATGGAGCGGATCGGGGCGTAGAGCGGATCGGTGATTTGACTCGTGATGTTTCGCGGGAACTGGCCCCGGTCTGGAACGACCCAGCTTAGAACTGCGTCAATGATGATAAGCCACGTCAGCCCTTCGAGGAGGGCGAGCATGATTGCCATGACACCACATCGAATCCCTGCATCGAACCCTGCACGCCCCGCCGTTCTCCCCTTCCTACCCGCGCGCGACAGCAGGCGCAAGCCCAACACGCGAAGTCGTGCTTCGTATGCCGGATAGCCTAGCTTCGCTTGCCGACTCCGCGAAGCTTTCGAGCAAGGTGCCCCGATGCCAGGTAGCCCCACAGGGCACCCACCATGAGGCCTGCGGTGTGGACTATGTTGGCCATGTTGAATAGACCGACATATCCCAGCACCAGCCACACCAACATGAAGGTGACGATCCCGTCACGGAGCCTGAGACCGCTGCTGGGATCGTAGCGGCCGTTTAGCCAGCAGTACCCTAGTAGGGCGTAGACGACTCCCGACATTCCCAGGAAGAAGGGGTTTCCTGTGAGCAGGTATTGAGCCAGGTTGGGAACCACCGCGGCGGCCAGGACGAAGGCCGCGAGGTACAGGGTTCCCTTGCGCTGCTCGACGAGGCCACCGAGGTCCAGCAGCCAGAACATGTTGAAGGCCAGGTGGAGCACGCCCAAAAAGAGGCCCGATCCCCCTCCGTGCAGGAGGATCGGCGTGACCAGACGCCACACCTCCCCCCGCATCACGGCGGCAAGGGGTGTGCCGTCGTGGACTTCCTGGGCCGTGCCGATCAGCAAATGGGGCGTTATGGCCAGTCCCGGTACGAGCCGCTCCAGGACGAAAAGCCCTACGCACACCCCGACCAGGGCCACCGTAAGCGGTCCGCGGCGGGGAGTCGCATGCCACGCCGTCCGAACGTCCACCACCCGGTGCCTCGAACGCCGGTCCTCCGAGGCTCGCTGCTTGCGGAGCCGCTGCGCTTTGGCCGCCAGCTCGCGATTGCGAGCGCTTCGGGGGTCGGCCTCGAAATCGGCGAGTATCGTCCTTGCCCCGGACAGCTCGCCTTCTTTGTAGACCCAGACCGACCAACCATCCGCGCTCTGCTGGATCGCCCCATCGATGTCCAATGCGTACAGGACATCGCGAAGCAAACGGGCGTCGCCCTCGCGTTCGAACGTGGCCAGCTGCCGCATCAGGCATTGACCCCGTTGTCACCCGCCCACTTGGTACATCTCCAGCTTCCGGTGCTCTGCGCCCGGCTGCGGTGTGAGCGACCGCGTCTCCGAGTAGCGGTCCGCTCGCTTGCTCCACGCCTCGCGCAGGACGGCGGCGATCTCGTGGTCGCTTGCGCCGGCACGC harbors:
- a CDS encoding YggT family protein, which translates into the protein MAIMLALLEGLTWLIIIDAVLSWVVPDRGQFPRNITSQITDPLYAPIRSILNPEKTGGLDLSPLIVLILLQVGMQLLRSAATAV
- a CDS encoding rhomboid family intramembrane serine protease, producing the protein MRQLATFEREGDARLLRDVLYALDIDGAIQQSADGWSVWVYKEGELSGARTILADFEADPRSARNRELAAKAQRLRKQRASEDRRSRHRVVDVRTAWHATPRRGPLTVALVGVCVGLFVLERLVPGLAITPHLLIGTAQEVHDGTPLAAVMRGEVWRLVTPILLHGGGSGLFLGVLHLAFNMFWLLDLGGLVEQRKGTLYLAAFVLAAAVVPNLAQYLLTGNPFFLGMSGVVYALLGYCWLNGRYDPSSGLRLRDGIVTFMLVWLVLGYVGLFNMANIVHTAGLMVGALWGYLASGHLARKLRGVGKRS